gcattgagcccagcctggtagatccctccagtaacagaaACTCTGAGCTCAGcctggtagatccctccagtaacagaagcactgagcccagcctggtagatccctccagtaacagaagcattgagcccagcctggtagatccctccagtaacagaagcTCTGAGCTCAGActggtagatccctccagtaacagaagcACTGAGCCCAGCCTGGTTGATCCCTCCAATAACAGAAGCTCTGAGCCCAGGCTGttagatccctccagtaacagaagcattgagcccagcctggtagatccctccagtaacagaagcTCTGAGCTCAGCCTGGTAGATCACTCCAGTAACAGAAGCACTGAGCCCAGcctggtagatccctccagtaacagaagcactgagcccagcctggtagatccctccagtaacagaagcactgagcccagcctcgtagatccctccagtaacagaagcactgagcccagcctggtagatccctccagtaagaGAAGCACGGAGCCCAGCCTGGTTGATCCCCCAAGTAACAGAAGCACTGAGCCCAGCCTGGTTGATCTCTCCAGTAATAGAAGCACTGAGCCCAGCCTGGTAGATCCCTGCAGTAACAGAAGCACTGAGCCCAGcctggtagatccctccagtaatagaagcactgagcccagcctggtagatccctccagtaataGAAGCACTGAGCCCAGCCTGGCAGATCCCTCCAGTAACAAAAGCACGGAGCCCAGCCTGGTTgatccctccagtaacagaagcACTGAGCCCAGCCTGGTTGATCCCTCCAATAACAGAAGCTCTGAGCCCAGGCTGttagatccctccagtaacagaagcattgagcccagcctggtagatccctccagtaacagaagcTCTGAGCTCAGcctggtagatccctccagtaacaaAAGCACTGAGCCCAGCCTGGTTGATCCCTCCAATAACAGAAGCTCTGAGCCCAGGCTGttagatccctccagtaacagaagcattgagcccagcctggtagatccctccagtaacagaagcTCTGAGCTCAGCCTGGTAGATCACTCCAGTAACAGAAGCACTGAGCCCAGcctggtagatccctccagtaacagaagcactgagcccagcctggttgatccctccagtaacagaagcactgagcccagcctcgtagatccctccagtaacagaagcTCTGAGCTCAGcctggtagatccctccagtaacagaagcattgagcccagcctggtagatccctccagtaagagaagcactgagcccagcctggtagatccctccagtaacagaagcACGGAGCCCAGCCTGGTTGATCCCCCAAGTAACAGAAGCACTGAGCCCAACCTGGAagatccctccagtaacagaagcactgagcccagcctcgtagatccctccagtaacagaagcacttagcccagcctggtagatccctccagtaacagaagcactgagcccagcctggtagatccctccagtaacagaagcactgagcccagcctgcttaatccctccagtaacagaagcactgagcccagcctggttgatccctccagtaacagaagcactgagcccagcctggtagatccctccagtaacagaagcattgagcccagcctggtagatccctccagtaacagaagcTCTGAGCTCAGcctggtagatccctccagtaacagaagcactgagcccagcctggtagatccctccagtaacagaagcattgagcccagcctggtagatccctccagtaacagaagcTCTGAGCTCAGcctggtagatccctccagtaacagaagcACTGAGCCCAGCCTGGTTGATCCCTCCAATAACAGAAGCTCTGAGCCCAGGCTGTTAGATACCTCCAGTAACAGAAGCATTGAGCCCAGcctggtagatccctccagtaacagaagcTCTGAGCTCAGCCTGGTAGATCACTCCAGTAACAGAAGCACTGAGCCCAGcctggtagatccctccagtaacagaagcactgagcccagcctggttgatccctccagtaacagaagcactgagcccagcctcgtagatccctccagtaacagaagcactgagcccagcctggtagatccctccagtaacagaagcattgagcccagcctggtagatccctccagtaacagaagcactgagcccagcctggtagatccctccagtaacagaagctctgagcccagcctggtagatccctccagtaacagaagcattgagcccagcctggtagatccctccagtaacagaagcTCTGAGCTCAGcctggtagatccctccagtaacagaagcactgagcccagcctggtagatccctccagtaacagaagcactgagcccagcctggtagatccctccagtaacagaagcACTGAGCCCAGCCTGGTTGATCCCTCCAATAACAGAAGCTCTGAGCCCAGGCTGttagatccctccagtaacagaagcactgagcccagcctagtagatccctccagtaacagaagcTCTGAGCTCAGcctggtagatccctccagtaacagaagcactgagcccagcctggtagatccctccagtaacagaagcattgagcccagcctggtagatccctccagtaacagaagcTCTGAGCTCAGcctggtagatccctccagtaacagaagcACTGAGCCCAGCCTGGTTAATCCCTCCAATAACAGAAGCTCTGAGCCCAGCCTTGTTgatccctccagtaacagaagcactgagcccagcctggtagatccctccagtaacagaagcATTGAGCCCAGCCTGGTAGATCCCTCCAATAACAGAAGCATTGAGCCCAGcctggtagatccctccagtaacagaagcTCTGAGCTCAGCCTGGTAAATCACTCCAGTAACAGAAGCACTGAGCCCAGCCTGttagatccctccagtaacagaagcactgagcccagcctggttgatccctccagtaacagaagcattgagcccagcctggtagatttctccagtaacagaagcaatgagcccagcctggtagatccctccagtaacagaagctctgagcccagcctggtagatccctccagtaacagaagcactgagcccagcctggtagatccctccagtaagagaagcactgagcccagcctggttgatccctccagtaacagaagcactgagcccaagctggtagatccctccagtaacagaagcACTGAGCCCAGCCTGGTAAATCACTCCAGTAACAGAAGCACTGAGCCCAGCCTGttagatccctccagtaacagaagcTCTGAGCCCAGCatggtagatccctccagtaacagaagcATTGAGCCCAGCCTGGTAGATTTCTCCAGTAACAGAAGCTCTGAGCTCAGCCTGGTAGATCACTCCAGTAACAGAAGCACTGAGCCCAGcctggtagatccctccagtaacagaagcATTGAGCCCAGCCTGGTTgatccctccagtaacagaagcactgagcccagcctcgtagatccctccagtaacagaagcactgagcccagcctcgtagatccctccagtaacagaagcactgagcccagcctggtagatccctccagtaacagaagcattgagcccagcctggtagatccctccagtaacagaagcaatgagcccagcctggtagatccctccagtaacagaagctctgagcccagcctggtagatccctccagtaacagaagcactgagcccagcctggtagatccctccagtaagagaagcactgagcccagcctggttgatccctccagtaacagaagcactgagcccaagctggtagatccctccagtaacagaagcactgagcccagcctggtagatccctccagtaacagaagaactgagcccagcctggtagatccctccagtaacagaagcACGGAGCCCAGCATGGTTGATCCCCCAAGTAACAGAAGCACTGAGCCCAGCCTGGCAGATCCCTCCAGTAAGAGAAGCACTGAGCCCAGCCTGGTAGATTCCTCCAGTAACAAAAGCACGGAGCCCAGCCTGGTTGATCCCCCAAGTAACAGAAGCACTGAGCCCAGcctggtagatccctccagtaagagaagcactgagcccagcctggtagatccctccagtaacagaagcACGGAGCCCAGCCTGGTTGATCCCCCAAGTAACAGAAGCACTGAGCCCAACCTGGAagatccctccagtaacagaagcactgagcccagcctggtagatccctccagtaacagaagcactgagcccagcctggtagatccctccagtaaaagaagcactgagcccagcctggttgatccctccagtaacagaagcactgagcccagcctcgtagatccctccagtaacagaagcactgagcccagcctggtagatccctccagtaacagaagcATTGAGCCCAGCCTGGTTAatccctccagtaacagaagcactgagcccagcctggttgatccctccagtaacagaagcactgagcccagcctggtagatccctccagtaacagaagcattgagcccagcctggtagatccctccagtaacagaagcTCTGAGCTCAGCCTGGTAGATCCCTCTAGTAACAGAAGCACTGAGCCCAGcctggtagatccctccagtaacagaagcACTGAGCCCAGCCTGGTTGATCCCTCCAATAACAGAAGCTCTGAGCCCAGGCTGttagatccctccagtaacagaagcactgagcccagcctagtagatccctccagtaacagaagcTCTGAGCTCAGcctggtagatccctccagtaacagaagcactgagcccaggctgttagatccctccagtaacagaagcactgagcccagcctagtagatccctccagtaacagaagctctgagcccagcctggtagatccctccagtaacagaagcactgagcccagcctggtagatccctccagtaacagaagcattgagcccagcctggtagatccctccagtaacagaagcTCTGAGCTCAGcctggtagatccctccagtaacagaagcACTGAGCCCAGCCTGGTTGATCCCTGCAATAACAGAAGCTCTGAGCCCAACCTTGTTgatccctccagtaacagaagcactgagcccagcctggtagatccctccagtaacagaagcattgagcccagcctggtagatccctccagtaacagaagcattgagcccagcctggtagatccctccagtaacagaagcTCTGAGCTCAGCCTGGTAAATCACTCCAGTAACAGAAGCACTGAGCCCAGcctggtagatccctccagtaacagaagcactgagcccagcctggttgatccctccagtaacagaagcactgagcccagcctcgtagatccctccagtaacagaagcactgagcccagcctggtagatccctccagtaacagaagcattgagcccagcctggtagatccctccagtaacagaagcactgagcccagcctggtagatccctccagtaacagaagctctgagcccagcctggtagatccctccagtaacagaagcattgagcccagcctggtagatccctccagtaacagaagcTCTGAGCTCAGCCTGGTAGATCACTCCAGTAACAGAAGCACTGAGCCCAGCCTGGTTgatccctccagtaacagaagcactgagcccagcctggttgatccctccagtaacagaagcactgagcccagcctcgtagatccctccagtaacagaagcactgagcccagcctcgtagatccctccagtaacagaagcactgagcccagcctggtagatccctccagtaacagaagcattgagcccagcctggtagatccctccagtaacagaagcactgagcccagcctggtcgatccctccagtaacagaagctctgagcccagcctggtagatccctacagtaacagaagcactgagcccagcctggtagatccctccagtaagagaagcactgagcccagcctggttaatccctccagtaacagaagcactgagcccaagctggtagatccctccagtaacagaagcactgagcccagcctggtagatccctccagtaacagaagaactgagcccagcctggtagatccctccagtaacagaagcACGGAGCCCAGCATGGTTGATCCCCCAAGTAACAGAAGCACTGAGCCCAGCCTGGCAGATCCCTCCAGTAAGAGAAGCACTGAGCCCAGcctggtagatccctccagtaacaaAAGCACGGAGCCCAGCCTGGTTGATCCCCCAAGTAACAGAAGCACTGAGCCCAGcctggtagatccctccagtaagagaagcactgagcccagcctggtagatccctccagtaacagaagcACGGAGCCCAGCCTGGTTGATCCCCCAAGTAACAGAAGCACTGAGCCCAACCTGGAagatccctccagtaacagaagcactgagcccagcctggtagatccctccagtaacagaagcactgagcccagcctggtagatccctccagtaacagaagcactgagcccagcctggttgatccctccagtaacagaagcactgagcccagcctggtagatccctccagtaacagaagcattgagcccagcctggtagatccctccagtaacagaagcattgagcccagcctggtagatccctccagtaacagaagcTCTGAGCCCAGGCTGttagatccctccagtaacagaagcTCTGAGCTCAGcctggtagatccctccagtaacagaagcactgagcccagcctggtagatccctccagtaacagaagcTCTGAGCTCAGcctggtagatccctccagtaacagaagcattgagcccagcctggtagatccctccagtaacagaagcACTAAGCTCAGcctggtagatccctccagtaacagaagcACTGAGCCCAGCCTGGTTGATCCCTCCAGTAAGAGAAGCACTGAGCCCAGcctggtagatccctccagtaacaaAAGCACGGAGCCCAGCCTGGTTGATCCCCCAAGTAACAGAAGCACTGAGCCCAACCTGGAagatccctccagtaacagaagcactgagcccagcctggtagatccctccagtaacagaagcactgagcccagcctggtagatccctccagtaacagaagcactgagcccagcctggttgatccctccagtaacagaagcactgagcccagcctggtagatccctccagtaacagaagcattgagcccagcctggtagatccctccagtaacagaagcattgagcccagcctggtagatccctccagtaacagaagcTCTGAGCCCAGGCTGttagatccctccagtaacagaagcactgagcccagcctggtagatccctccagtaacagaagcTCTGAGCTCAGcctggtagatccctccagtaacagaagcattgagcccagcctggtagatccctccagtaacagaagcACTAAGCTCAGcctggtagatccctccagtaacagaagcACTGAGCCCAGCCTGGTTGATCCCTCCAGTAAGAGAAGCACTGAGCCCAGcctggtagatccctccagtaacaaAAGCACGGAGCCCAGCCTGGTTGATCCCCCAAGTAACAGAAGCACTGAGCCCAGcctggtagatccctccagtaagagaagcactgagcccagcctggtagatccctccagtaacagaagcACGGAGCCCAGCCTGGTTGATCCCCCAAGTAACAGAAGCACTGAGCCCAACCTGGAagatccctccagtaacagaagcactgagcccagcctggtagatccctccagtaacagaaacactgagcccagcctggtagatccctccagtaacagaagcactgagcccagcctggttgatccctccagtaacagaagcactgagcccagcctcgtagatccctccagtaacagaagcactgagcccagcctggtagatccctccagtaacagaagcACTGAGCCCAGCCTGGTTGATCCCTCCAATAACAGAAGCTCTGAGACCAGGCTGttagatccctccagtaacagaagcattgagcccagcctggtagatccctccagtaacagaagcactgagcccagcctggtagatccctccagtaacagaagcTCTGAGCTCAGcctggtagatccctccagtaacagaagcACTGAGCCCAACCTGGAagatccctccagtaacagaagcattgagcccagcctggtagatccctccagtaacagaagcactgagcccagcctggtagatccctccagtaacagaagcactgagctcagcctggtagatccctccagtaacagaagcactgagcccagcctggtagatccctccagtaacagaagcACTAAGCTCAGCCTGGTAGATCTCTCCAGTAACAGAAGCACTGAGCCCAGCCTGGTAGATCCCTCCTGTAACAGAAGCACTAAGCTCAGCCTGGTAGATCTCTCCAGTAACAGAAGGACAGTAATACCAGGGTGGTATACTCATGGACTGGTGAGAATGGTAGTGAGGACCTCCATCTAATTTCTTGTCCACGTGACCAGTATTCATCACCTCGTGGAGCCACCACAGATCATGAGCCTCTGGTCGACACCCTGGTTTAGTTGGTGCTCAGTGGTAGGAGGCAATCTCCAAGAAGTATATTTAGTCAAACCATGGCAGTCCAGGATTCTGAGGCAAATGAACGTATCTTTCTTCCGAGAGCTCCAGATATGACCATTAGACGGCCGACACTTATGTCTCCTCGTAGACGGCCTACAATATATACAGAAATACCTGCCCAGCATAGGAGCAAATACCTCACAGGCTGTGTACTCAGTTCTGAAAGTCCTGAGATCTGTACGATACAGGGGTAGGTACATGAATACAGGCACCTCTGCGGTGCGGAGTGCTGTACGTGAAGATATGGACTCAGGTGTGGACCATGTGGAGAATCTGACAAAGTCCACTACGTGGATAATTTAGGTAAGTGGGAGTGGGGCAAAAGGAGGTGGAAGAAGCCTTGTCAAACAGCGCTGTAAGGATGAATGATCGTCCTGCCCGGGGACAGTGAGCACGTGTGATCTGTAGTGGTCACCTAGACCTTGGCGGGCAGGTCGAGGTACATCCTTATAGCTCTCAGACGCTCCACATGGTCCACAGCTGCTCTCACCCATTCAAATCGGTGAGTTAGACCTCCCTAACCAGACGAGGGCCTAACTCCAGGAGACCTCTCGCTTTACCCATTGGACTTGTAACCCTCCTAATTAAATAGGTCGTACTAATAAAGTGGCCGCCCAGTCTGCATCCAGCATTTTCCTTATTTACCTTTATTTATCATTGACCTCTGAACTTTGACCCCTGAAAATTGTCAATGTGTAACCCACTGTTCCTTTTCCTTAAAGAAATTTCCTCACT
This genomic interval from Bufo bufo chromosome 7 unlocalized genomic scaffold, aBufBuf1.1 SUPER_7_unloc_1, whole genome shotgun sequence contains the following:
- the LOC120982962 gene encoding variant surface antigen E-like; its protein translation is MVDPPSNRSTEPSLADPSSKRSTEPSLVDPSSNKSTEPSLVDPPSNRSTEPSLVDPSNPSSNRSTKLSLVDPSSNRSTEPSLVDPSSKRSTEPSLVDPSSNKSTEPSLVDPPSNRSTEPSLVDPSSKRSTEPSLVDPSSNRSTEPSLVDPPSNRSTEPNLEDPSSNRSTEPSLVDPSSNRNTEPSLVDPSSNRSTEPSLVDPSSNRSTEPSLVDPSSNRSTEPSLVDPSSNRSTEPSLVDPSNNRSSETRLSY